From the genome of Anopheles funestus chromosome 2RL, idAnoFuneDA-416_04, whole genome shotgun sequence:
ATGAAACACTTGCTaaattgccttttttttgtttctcctttaGCTAAATTCACGTACAACACTAAAACCCATCAATACCGGTGCACAGTGTAGTGACTTTTCGTACGATAACGACGACGTCATGCTGGACGTGCAGATTTCACCTTCGGACCAGTTTCATCTGTCGAATCTAATGTTTCTGACGCTTTGTGAGCGTTGCACGGTAGATAAGAATTACATCCCGCTCTGGAACTATATCGTCACGAACAGCAAATATCACACGAGCTTGGCATGCATAATGCTTGCGCACGGGAAACTTTACTCAACGGCTGTGCTGCTTGCGATGACACGCGGTACCTGTCTGGATGTGTTCAGCTGTCTCGTAGGCACCTGGGAGCAAACGATTGCCGAAACGCCCGCAGCAACACCGGCCGAAACGAACGCATTCGTGTACAATCTGTCGAACGAGCTGTTTATGGAGTGTTTAATCTATTTGCAAGATTATACGATCAATTACTTTCAACTGATACGCAAATATCTCGACGTGTTCGATATAAACGTGTTGGAACGTTTGATTCACCAACTGAACCCGTTCCATCCTGTTTATCGTCCACTAATGCATCGACTGTCGAACCATGAAAGCACGGCGAAGGAACCTTCCGGGCGCCATTTGCTATTTTTCTGCAAAGCATTAATCGAAACGTTTTTAGCCGTATCGATACGGGCGCAAGAGTTAAAAATGCATCACGATGGATCATTTCTGAACGCTCTCAAGCATGTGCGGGTGCACCATGAGGAGCGTGCGATCGAGATGCGTTTGGCACGCTTTTCACCGATCGCTACCGGGTTCTTTCATGCGGCGGCAGTCGTTAACCATGCCGCATACATTTGGGGCTCGAACGGCATTAACTGTGCGCTGAGTCGTACCGCACTGCAAGGGGATGCGATTGGGGCGAATGGACAACCACCGGCATTGAGCTTCTTGCGTCAGATCGAACTCGATGTACTTGCCGTACAGTGTGGTCGGCTTCATACCCTGTTTCTCACCAGCAATGGAGTAAGTGGATGGAACAATTTGTCGGGTgagattatttgttttaatatgttggaattattgtttttagttGTATGCTATGGGTGCGAACAATCTGGGCCAGCTCGGAATCGGGAATCATGTGATTAACGCACTGCAACCAATGCTCGTGAAAACGCTCGATGGTAAAGGGATTACACATTTCTCCGCTGGACAGTATCATAATGCGGTTGTGGCGAATGGATTGCTGTATACTTGGGGGTAAGTTGCAGCTTTTGAAGGTGTGATGTACATCATTGTATACAATCATTTTCCTGATCGTTCACAGATGGGGCGTATTTGGACAGCTTGGACATGGCACGGTGAACGATTGCAACAAACCAAAGATAGTGGAATTTTTCCGAAACAAGGTAAGGTGTTGTTGGATTCGTTATTAGAGGCgttttttgatatattttcgttttcagaaaattttacaaattgcGCTTGGCCATGCTCATACGATGGTGTTATGCCGCGGGCATCAAGAAACTCGTAGCAGCCTGTACGTGTTCGGTTCCAACCATTACGGCCAACTCGGGTTGGGACAGGAAGATCCATTTGGAGTTACCGTTGATACGCGCAATGGCAAATCGTTCTTGATCTCGCTCGTTCCGCGCAAAGTGTTGCTTGACGAAGAGATATCCGTTATCAACACGAAACTATTTGTGAATGTAAGCAACGCGCGGGACCAATTAGTTTCGGAAGAAACACTACATTTTCTCCTCATCTTTTCAGTTCATTTTAACCACCACAAACAGACTGTACACATGGGGCTCTTCACCACAAGCATTACGTTTGGCAACGCAGGCAAGAAAACGTGCAAAATCTTCCAACACCGGTAAGAGCGGTAGCTATTCAAAATTTAGCTCCATTTTAAGATCGGCATCAAAATTCCACACAACGGAACCTTCTGCAAACGAACCGGGCACTTCATCGGCGGAAAACCAAGCACAACATTCTGCAGAAGACGATACGGAGAAGGATATTGATTCCACCACAACTGATGGTGGGGAATCAAgtaaaaagaaggaaacagaAGTTGAGGAAGAGCAAACGAACACGACGAGTGTTGACCAACAGTCCGACGATGACACTGTTGCAGGACAATCAGACGGCAGTATTATTATACCGGAGACCAAGATAACCGACGATAGTCCGGCGAGCAATGAAAAGCTCACGCCTGCGAATGAGTCGGAAGATAAAGCGACTGGCAACACTGGCGACGAAGCAATGGAGCATCTTTTCCCATCGTTTGTCGATACTTCACTAGTCGAGGGACGTATTGTTAAGGTACAATCAGttgcaaaacgaaagcaaaagggTGTGAACAGAAAATaagttatcgtttttttttcgtttcagatTTCGAGCGGACTATACCATTTTGCGATCGTAACAGAGGACGGTTCCATTTACACCTGGGGCAAAAACATCGAACGCCAGCTGGGACGTGAAGGTGGTCGCAATGAGGTGCTGATACCGACCCGGTTGGAAATGGTAGACAATGTGGAGCACGTAGAGTGTGGAGCCGATTTTACTCTCATCATGACGAAGGAACATTTGGTGAAGGCTTGGGGCAATAACAATATGGGACAGTGCGCTAAGGAGATCAACCTTGATCGTACCGGAATACCGGGAAAGTTGGTACGGTTGCCGATCTCGAACCGTGTCGTTCGGATCCCGGACAGTTCCCAGTTTATCGAAGCACCGTACGAGGTCAAACTGCCGACAAACGATGGACTCGGCTATGATGAGTCGCTACGGTTCCTAAAATCCATGCCGAAGTTTAGACGCTCGTTCGTGATACGGAGTGCACTGGAGAAGCAAATCAGCAATACTATTTCGACAATAAGCTCAAGCCTAAACGATGTTAGCAATGCCGAGGTAGACGATGTGGTCTGTGAGCTGCCGGATCCGTTGGGCGAAGGGAAATTGTTAGCGTTACAGTTGCAGCAGCATCACGCAAACAGTACCATGTCTTCGTTGCAATCGGTTTCGTACGCAACATCACCGACATCGTTGGCATTGGACGACGAGGAAGATGAAGAGGACGAAGATGAGGATGAAGATGAGGAGGGTGAGGTAGGCCTGGCAGAGGAATCGGACGGCAGAAGAACCAATGGTGGGACGGATCGTTCGATCGATACGTCACGTTTGTTTAACGAGCGCCATTTGCTGGGCAATGATTTCATTCACTACTGTCTgtacatctttcacggtttgTACAGCCAGGACGATGTGCTAGAGTTGACCAAACGTGGGTCCGAATATCATATCCGCATGCTAATGCTAAATTACGATTACGTCGAAGCGTTCCGACTGATACTGGAGATGCGCTCGTCATCATTGTCGTCTTCAGCGTCGACAGCGGCAATTGACTGTCAAACGCAAAACATGGTCAAAATCTTCGAATACTTCACGAAGGACTCCAACATTATACCGATGGAGATGGGCAATATTAAGTACTTTATCTACGAACTGTTTATGTACTTCATTCGGCACAACTTAAACGTGGATGTGCTGGAAGAGTTCTTTCTGCGCAATCTCGATTGCTACCTGGTGCAGCTAGCATCCGTACTGTACTTTAACAATCTGAACAATCTGCTAACTTCGTCGCGTTTGGCAACGGCTTCTGGTGGTATCGACACGGAGGTACTCGCACTGGAGCGTAAGTTGCTGGACAAgtttaacaacaacaatggcAATCCATTGCTGACGGGGGAACTGTTTGGCCATGGGACAAGAACGTCCAGTGGGCAGGTGATTCGTAAGCTTGAAAACACGGACACTATATGTAAGGCCCTCAGTACGACGTTCAATGTAACCGTTTGCCAGAAGCTGCTGGAACACTTTGATCGCTTCAAATGACTATACGCGTTCGGTGTCGGTGAGATGGAACAGGACGTTCAAGAAAGGGCACGCTAATACGCGATAGCTCGTACTGTTTTAACTGATGGCTCCAGTTCCTTCCCGCTGTTCCTTTTGCGCACTTTACCGAACGAAtagtgcaatattttttatcagttGGATGCATTCTTTTTTATACTCAAATTTTAAGCACACACGGTGCagaaaaattcattttcaaaagGAAGGCGAAAGTACcagatgcaataaaaaatcatacgtTGATATTAGTCAGTGATAGGAAGGACCCAGTTATATGCTCAGTTATGTTTTGTAAGTTTTACACCATTCAGTAACCGTTCGATCGCCCTTAAAGACAACTCAACTCAAGAGAGGGAGTGTTTGGTTATGAAGAATTTTAATGCAATCATTTTTACAACGAAACGTTTTTCGATGCGACTACTTACGAATAGAAGGAACTTACTAGGAACAAGAACAAATGGGGGTGCATGAGAACAGTGCCAGATTAGTCTACTATCAGTGTACGCACAATGATAATCCTATCAGTGCTGTGTTTGACTTAGTTTGTACGGTGGCCTATTATGGTACTTTGTAAGCAGTTTTTTCTCATAGCCCCACGGGCGAACTATTTATTATTCGATTTTGTCTACAACTTTATAAGACGATATTTAACAAAACGAACCTGTAGCGCATTAGTGTAcgcgtttttcttctcttttgtacgtgtgtgttcatgaaatatttgtcGTACGATTCTGCGGACTTTGGTTTGGgcatagaaaagaaaaaaaaacattaaattattatctTTCCCACCAAACGCGATGCAAGATCGTATGAtgctacaaaaaaaccccaaacagtTAGGTTAGGttggatttttaattaatctttgATTGCACGTATTGACTGCGtacggtgtgcgtgtgtgttcaATTAGCAAAAACGCCGGCTTTTGAAAGCGCAAACATTGATCGGTCAGATTGGCAGTTTCGCATAATTAATCAGTTAAGATAACTCACATCCGTTCGGTCAGGACGCaacatacaacaaacaaaaaatgttgtaaagtGTCTACATGGCATGGTACAAGTAATTACCGCATCTGCCATATTGTTTCAATCGCAACGCCATCTGATTAGCTTCGTTTGATGTGTGCCTGCCGCGTGTGGATGGATGATTAAAAGCATGCGTTGAAGTGTAATTAAGAGACATTATTGGCTATTTTCCCAACGATTTATAGATTACCAAAACtagtagcaaacaaaacaaaaaagtaacaaaaccgTTTCATTATAATCCAACTTatgttaataattatttatcaaaaGCTATGGTAATAATCGATAGATAAGTACATTAGCTGAAGCATGAACTTCAAACCCGTAGGAAACATTATTAGTGGGCGCAAatgcacgtttttttttcgctcattAATCTCAGTTGCAATTCAACCGTACCCACATTCATTAGTGTCGCTCTTGATGTTTTGATTAAGGATTTCGAGGTTTTTGATGTAGCAAATGTGGaagcattacaaaaaaaaaccatcctaaTGAAGTATGACCTCTTTGGGTCGCTCATGCAGTAGATTTCTCGAATCATGGCAAAAAAGATTTCTTGAGTGAGTTTAGATTACAAAATTCCCATTTCAATAGTGTGTCTTTTACTTAATTAGATGTGTATTTCACCACAGCTACATCACAAAAGACATGGCGTATTGTTTTTAGGATGATGatcattattaaattttgttttaattgccAACACCCCGCAGACTTCATTATTCTAGTCCATCAATGTATAATGCATAAAGATAACTTATGTATAGTTTAGTAATTAGTTTCACTCACCTTAATAATGCGTTTGTGATGATAGCAGGGtttcgtttttggtttgttcagTTTTATAGTGTGGCAATAATTATATACGAATGTGGTAAAGTTACTAGTAGATCGCAATAGAAGCTATGAAAGTAGGGGAAAATAATTACACAACGGTATATTACACGCACAGCCTACAATCTTTCGCAGTAGAACGTTGTGtgcattgttgtttgttattttaccGATCTGTTTTCGTACCGAATCAACATCTCATTAGGAAGCTAGACATACGTTTTCCGCAGCTTACCATACAATAACGAAGGTATTTGGCCATATTATGCTAAGCAAAAAGCCGATCAAGTGAAGACGTCTCGATTTACTGGATGAACCAAATAACGTTGACGGAAACGAGAGCAATTCATTGTTAAAGATGAGGCGTATTGCGATAAGAAAAGCTAAAAGAAACTAAGGAACTAAGGAAGCTTATTGTGACACAAACTAAAAACATTGTTGAACGACTAATAGAGTGTAGTAAAATGTGGTTATGACTGAATGGGATCAAAATGGAAATCAGTAACACTATATAAAAaattcacaacaacaacacgtaAAGCATCTTTaaggaaaaaagcaatacaCGAGATATAAGAATACAACATACGATGGATGAAACAAAACGACTGCTGAAAGATGACGCGGGCAGAAGGCCTATTGTTGTTAGCTTTGGTGTGTGCCATGGTGTGCGGCGTGAAGCCAGTCCGCTTATTTCCGCACAATTAAGAGCTTGCCTTCTGGAGGAAACTGACTGCTGGAGGAGAATCATTCAATAAAGGATTTGTTTACTGCAAAACTAGACAGAATAATTTACTTTTACGTGAGAAGaacttactttattttttttattactgtttATTGCCATATTTTAAGTATATAacaatttattcttttattttttatacatattttcttttatatagAATTACAGCTCTCACCAACAGGTTTTTACCAATTAGAAAAGTTTTAGcattatttttggaaaatcttAAATCTGTAAATATTAACTATCCGGCTGCGTTGCGTACTTCGTTGGTCCACCGGTCAGGGGGGAAGAGCGGGTTCGATCGAGAGGAGCGAAGAGTTGTTTTTTCTAcgagcctttttttttattcgtttctgCAGAAGGAGCGAAGTATGTGCGAACCAATGAGATGCGAAAGATAAAATCGGACGATT
Proteins encoded in this window:
- the LOC125765284 gene encoding uncharacterized protein LOC125765284, which encodes MASLKDWDVLRLSTLITNVNAKLSASIRIDKEYQLLCLVRQNDQILFRYIDRHGEVHLMLLCWFAENQKKIQDVCFDNAGSRLLVFCYDNTLHIVPALAICDKSYEDGKRAPEITSFIVPFIGPHECPNPQTCPNNSHNNHPQTGSSHRSSVASEASLKGTGASGGSPTSEPNVIFDAPTIKKSSSTYTTHKIDEIFSLNSIYRKLFLEQLERARQEENANRSISATGTDTPIAMQTIEDFFADGCQLKESMGVTGEAVSKASTPQETFSISSSLESTVSLSCPYPTCCSWWKTLANEPRAILGYSDGSICVVGLMPNCSFLGDTNCERGSIEKLIICQDNSMETISLMINTSTKEQWKLLLEQKSIKYTFPGVITPTSVQDLKSELLKSLSTDGTETDDRSVPIEDWQIVLSLPKDSESAGGSQQRQSASSLPQNNDGESNDSSPNSSEPMSGDDFEKVENESATEGNDKAGQQQGALPKLFPAAKARLLSLRDLGAKKIGTLKLKLSESRIRAKEREKYKEQAANLAVMELPGMYPEILTTPAGPYFVVQHLDGKYLLSALHSYSDTLSVHSMDISLIPLHIYKLPKQCHTTLLTKNVLYVLHSLSAEETIDTPPEGPSESKMDGTNSPDETSSSITDTGAPNTVSVVSCKIAAMKMGDDCDFNEHSLLGVFHFPDERVLDIHRVSGCGPKVVEGAMHPNGASDSDADQQQPSASNAADANEGRSIFQKSAVSNYLRIQRGLRMERKLDISEQQVMAEEFPSIEYDQALIVTDRNLYSVELADSGKNLFLNLAHKNIWAACEDFCATFGLPLASCIEYAGDVLLRRKRISEALMTYNVARLSPMKTALKLALANESKALMKLSAMALRNTHIINSQFLMHDVMRQLVDEAHLGNVVYDSLMNLNSRTTLKPINTGAQCSDFSYDNDDVMLDVQISPSDQFHLSNLMFLTLCERCTVDKNYIPLWNYIVTNSKYHTSLACIMLAHGKLYSTAVLLAMTRGTCLDVFSCLVGTWEQTIAETPAATPAETNAFVYNLSNELFMECLIYLQDYTINYFQLIRKYLDVFDINVLERLIHQLNPFHPVYRPLMHRLSNHESTAKEPSGRHLLFFCKALIETFLAVSIRAQELKMHHDGSFLNALKHVRVHHEERAIEMRLARFSPIATGFFHAAAVVNHAAYIWGSNGINCALSRTALQGDAIGANGQPPALSFLRQIELDVLAVQCGRLHTLFLTSNGLYAMGANNLGQLGIGNHVINALQPMLVKTLDGKGITHFSAGQYHNAVVANGLLYTWGWGVFGQLGHGTVNDCNKPKIVEFFRNKKILQIALGHAHTMVLCRGHQETRSSLYVFGSNHYGQLGLGQEDPFGVTVDTRNGKSFLISLVPRKVLLDEEISVINTKLFVNFILTTTNRLYTWGSSPQALRLATQARKRAKSSNTGKSGSYSKFSSILRSASKFHTTEPSANEPGTSSAENQAQHSAEDDTEKDIDSTTTDGGESSKKKETEVEEEQTNTTSVDQQSDDDTVAGQSDGSIIIPETKITDDSPASNEKLTPANESEDKATGNTGDEAMEHLFPSFVDTSLVEGRIVKISSGLYHFAIVTEDGSIYTWGKNIERQLGREGGRNEVLIPTRLEMVDNVEHVECGADFTLIMTKEHLVKAWGNNNMGQCAKEINLDRTGIPGKLVRLPISNRVVRIPDSSQFIEAPYEVKLPTNDGLGYDESLRFLKSMPKFRRSFVIRSALEKQISNTISTISSSLNDVSNAEVDDVVCELPDPLGEGKLLALQLQQHHANSTMSSLQSVSYATSPTSLALDDEEDEEDEDEDEDEEGEVGLAEESDGRRTNGGTDRSIDTSRLFNERHLLGNDFIHYCLYIFHGLYSQDDVLELTKRGSEYHIRMLMLNYDYVEAFRLILEMRSSSLSSSASTAAIDCQTQNMVKIFEYFTKDSNIIPMEMGNIKYFIYELFMYFIRHNLNVDVLEEFFLRNLDCYLVQLASVLYFNNLNNLLTSSRLATASGGIDTEVLALERKLLDKFNNNNGNPLLTGELFGHGTRTSSGQVIRKLENTDTICKALSTTFNVTVCQKLLEHFDRFK